The proteins below are encoded in one region of Roseofilum capinflatum BLCC-M114:
- a CDS encoding response regulator, translating into MPPKILLIEQTGELRKLLDEVRTQAEFNCISTTEPSLALQLCHYLSPHLIFVDFELPQFNGYQFSEQVNGGFERPHIPLIAIIHPAHIIEYRQSLYTVDDYLFKPVNINQLIQRVESYLSDPYRLCPSFN; encoded by the coding sequence ATGCCTCCTAAGATTCTACTCATTGAACAAACTGGAGAGCTTCGGAAGTTACTAGATGAGGTACGAACTCAAGCCGAATTCAACTGTATTTCGACCACTGAACCTTCCTTAGCCCTACAGTTGTGTCATTATCTATCCCCTCATCTCATTTTCGTTGACTTTGAACTTCCTCAGTTCAATGGATATCAGTTTTCTGAGCAAGTCAATGGAGGTTTTGAACGTCCCCATATTCCCTTAATTGCTATTATTCATCCTGCTCATATCATTGAGTATCGTCAATCTCTTTATACGGTAGATGACTATTTGTTTAAACCTGTCAACATCAATCAATTAATCCAAAGAGTTGAGTCTTATTTGTCCGATCCCTATAGGTTATGTCCATCTTTTAATTGA
- a CDS encoding acyltransferase family protein: MHRIVDHSSRLDFMRSVGISMILLYNLPDYCFQSYHFQICGTTLDLSALHHISLQCSLGLLVFLSGTLINRHQLTFPDLQTAGKFLCKKLLKLFPLYYLSLALFCYLYSMFDWGKILIHVLGLQLIFSSDGYPPLPTLWYVGLIPVYYSLFSLLNIDKISAIYKAVILGSFALTLFLSTTYLNLTDMRLICYSLPFLFGVWAAKQNWFECPVWRKALSLNMGVFCAILPLCWVWEKKYNLGIEHHYILLNLLMFSFVLLIYRLSDVVCQNSQLNRCFHTIAYCAYGMFLFHRPIWFALEKMMRSLFLVENVHIITASLVFLGIPLIVGVSYVLLTLYDRYGITAWYHPKKLISQ; the protein is encoded by the coding sequence ATGCACAGAATAGTCGATCACTCATCCCGGTTAGATTTCATGAGATCCGTAGGAATTTCCATGATCTTACTCTACAATCTACCCGATTATTGCTTTCAATCCTATCACTTCCAGATTTGCGGCACAACCCTTGATTTATCGGCGTTACACCATATCAGCCTTCAATGTAGCTTAGGCTTATTAGTCTTTCTTTCCGGAACCTTAATTAACCGACATCAATTAACCTTTCCTGATCTTCAGACAGCCGGGAAATTTTTATGCAAAAAGCTGTTGAAACTCTTCCCCCTCTATTACCTGTCTCTTGCCCTATTTTGTTATCTCTATAGCATGTTTGATTGGGGAAAAATCCTAATCCATGTTTTGGGGTTACAACTCATCTTTTCGTCTGACGGGTATCCACCCTTACCCACTTTATGGTATGTGGGATTGATCCCAGTCTATTATAGTTTATTTTCACTGCTCAACATTGATAAAATATCAGCCATCTACAAAGCAGTCATTTTAGGAAGCTTTGCCCTAACCCTGTTCTTGAGTACCACCTATCTGAACCTGACCGATATGCGCCTAATTTGCTATAGTTTACCCTTCTTGTTCGGAGTTTGGGCGGCTAAACAGAATTGGTTTGAGTGTCCGGTTTGGCGAAAAGCCTTATCCCTAAATATGGGTGTTTTTTGCGCGATCTTGCCCCTGTGCTGGGTGTGGGAAAAGAAATACAACCTGGGAATTGAACACCACTATATTTTGCTGAATCTGTTGATGTTCTCCTTCGTGCTATTGATTTATCGCCTTTCTGATGTGGTTTGTCAAAATTCTCAATTGAACCGATGCTTTCATACCATTGCCTATTGCGCCTATGGGATGTTCCTCTTTCACCGTCCGATTTGGTTTGCTCTAGAGAAAATGATGCGATCGCTCTTTCTAGTGGAAAATGTTCATATCATTACTGCCAGCTTAGTCTTCCTTGGTATTCCCCTTATCGTCGGAGTATCCTACGTGCTGCTAACACTCTATGACCGCTATGGTATCACTGCTTGGTATCATCCTAAGAAATTAATCAGTCAGTAG
- a CDS encoding methyltransferase domain-containing protein: MSVSRIENQQLEGGVSDRILTSFLGAMLPSCDSFNSTISDNDEMFLMALENTDGDPTQAAIRYHGNGLRIFQAIQQIISHHFGSWDNLSTFLDFAGGYGRFTRFLTQVLAPEQIWISDIYPEAVQFQIEQFQVQGTPSTLTPTDYKINQTFDCILASSFFSHIPESTFTPWLKTLYQHLNEGGLLIFSTHDITLAPNPFTLSASGIHFIPQSESRTLDPSVYGTTYVSEEFIQHALNQILGPSATYHRIPKGLADHQDLYIISKNSSPDWSSFTFTYPPQGSLESTELTSSGDWEFKGKVWSLNPGNAAKSIELWVNDRIIHRGVPRGEGSWVCHLNHSQVQRSDVVMIKAIGETGTLERMLVCQTLEKLASLESGHSSGKGLADGIFILGGMHRSGTSLTASLLNNLGVHLGDRLVATTIGNDRGHFEDLDFVEFHQNILRSQGLEIDGLTLESEIMVASRYHQSAKLLLKEKTQRSLWGWKDPRTTLFLNFWAELVPSAYFILVYRSPWEVVDSLYRRGSDEVVAAYPEKAVKLWIHYNRHMLEFARTYPERCFLANLDAIVHDPTAWIQAMEEKWQISLGAPDTSVIEPELLRRDVSQTHKPALIQAFFPEAITLYKELEILAGSWGSSTSVMPADLDLEAELEKIQSLSPQDWAFSSWQEVGSASKYQKLLKLKQKELDRQAQELQRMRSQYEESEYHKSLIQKKMQQNKALLAQSQEEAERYKHMANQLRSQLEQANYHLEQTQKELNQSHTEAVQINQQLINTNAELEQTHQLSADIQAQLNAQLQDLNSQLHHRNMELAAIKANKAWRLRMKWVKLKKSFGLIKE, translated from the coding sequence ATGAGTGTGAGTAGGATAGAAAATCAACAGCTTGAAGGTGGAGTGAGCGATCGCATCTTAACATCGTTTCTCGGAGCCATGCTTCCCTCCTGCGACTCGTTCAACAGCACCATCTCCGACAATGACGAGATGTTTCTCATGGCTCTAGAGAACACAGACGGCGACCCGACTCAAGCCGCTATCCGCTATCATGGTAATGGACTCCGCATCTTCCAAGCTATCCAACAAATTATCAGCCATCACTTCGGCAGTTGGGATAACCTCTCCACCTTCCTCGACTTTGCCGGAGGATATGGACGCTTTACCCGCTTCCTGACTCAAGTTCTCGCTCCCGAACAAATTTGGATCTCGGACATCTATCCAGAAGCCGTACAATTTCAGATCGAACAATTCCAAGTTCAGGGGACTCCCTCCACCCTCACCCCCACGGACTATAAAATTAACCAAACCTTTGACTGTATTCTTGCCAGTTCCTTCTTCAGTCATATCCCCGAAAGTACCTTTACCCCTTGGCTCAAAACCCTCTACCAGCATCTGAATGAGGGAGGATTACTGATTTTTAGCACCCATGACATTACCTTAGCGCCGAACCCCTTCACCCTCTCAGCTTCCGGAATTCACTTTATCCCCCAAAGCGAAAGTCGTACCCTAGACCCCTCGGTGTATGGTACAACCTATGTCAGTGAAGAATTTATTCAACATGCCCTCAATCAAATTTTAGGGCCGAGTGCCACCTATCACCGCATTCCCAAGGGACTCGCCGACCATCAAGATCTGTATATTATTAGTAAAAATAGTAGCCCGGACTGGTCAAGTTTTACGTTTACCTATCCTCCCCAAGGCTCTCTGGAGAGTACGGAACTGACTTCTTCTGGAGATTGGGAATTTAAGGGGAAAGTCTGGAGTCTTAATCCAGGAAACGCCGCGAAATCGATTGAATTGTGGGTGAATGATCGGATCATTCATCGGGGTGTTCCCCGTGGAGAAGGCTCTTGGGTGTGTCATCTCAACCATAGTCAGGTGCAGCGCTCCGATGTGGTGATGATTAAAGCGATAGGGGAAACGGGAACTCTAGAACGGATGCTGGTTTGCCAAACTCTGGAAAAATTGGCCAGTTTAGAGTCGGGACACTCATCGGGTAAAGGGTTGGCGGACGGTATTTTTATTCTGGGGGGGATGCATCGCTCTGGAACGTCTCTTACTGCGTCGTTGCTGAATAATTTGGGGGTTCATTTGGGCGATCGCCTGGTCGCGACTACAATAGGAAACGATCGCGGTCATTTTGAAGATCTAGACTTCGTAGAATTCCACCAAAATATCCTGCGCTCCCAAGGTCTAGAAATCGACGGACTTACCCTAGAATCAGAAATTATGGTCGCCTCGCGCTACCATCAAAGCGCCAAACTGCTGCTTAAAGAGAAAACCCAGCGCTCCCTCTGGGGATGGAAAGATCCTCGCACAACCCTATTTCTCAACTTTTGGGCTGAGTTAGTGCCCTCAGCTTATTTTATCTTGGTCTATCGCTCTCCCTGGGAAGTGGTAGACTCCCTCTATCGTCGCGGTTCCGATGAAGTAGTGGCCGCTTATCCAGAAAAGGCGGTAAAACTGTGGATACACTACAACCGCCATATGCTCGAATTTGCTCGCACTTATCCAGAGCGCTGCTTCTTGGCTAATCTAGATGCTATTGTCCACGATCCGACAGCCTGGATACAAGCCATGGAGGAAAAATGGCAGATCTCTTTGGGAGCGCCAGATACGTCGGTAATTGAACCGGAATTGCTGCGACGGGATGTTTCCCAAACCCATAAACCGGCGTTGATTCAGGCCTTTTTCCCAGAAGCGATTACCCTCTATAAAGAGTTGGAAATTTTAGCGGGTTCTTGGGGAAGCTCAACCTCCGTCATGCCTGCTGACCTCGATCTTGAGGCAGAATTGGAGAAAATTCAATCGTTAAGTCCCCAAGATTGGGCCTTTAGTAGTTGGCAGGAAGTGGGAAGTGCCTCAAAATATCAGAAACTGCTGAAATTGAAACAGAAGGAACTCGATCGACAAGCTCAAGAGTTGCAACGGATGCGATCGCAGTATGAAGAGTCAGAATACCACAAATCCCTGATTCAGAAGAAGATGCAGCAGAATAAAGCGCTCTTAGCTCAGAGTCAGGAAGAAGCCGAACGCTACAAACATATGGCCAATCAACTGCGATCGCAACTCGAACAAGCCAATTATCACCTGGAACAAACCCAAAAAGAACTGAATCAATCCCACACAGAAGCTGTACAAATCAACCAGCAATTGATTAATACAAATGCTGAACTCGAACAGACTCATCAGCTCTCAGCCGACATTCAAGCTCAACTCAATGCCCAACTCCAGGACTTAAATAGTCAACTGCATCACCGTAACATGGAATTAGCAGCCATTAAAGCCAATAAAGCTTGGCGCTTGCGGATGAAGTGGGTAAAACTGAAGAAAAGTTTCGGTTTGATTAAGGAGTAA
- a CDS encoding tetratricopeptide repeat protein, translated as MTANSNPRLLTPQGIALYLAPWIIFWGGLWMLPVAADSVNSEELDSFHQQALELLNQGNKPEAFQLWQRELELRQELGKIEEIQALSRVGEIAWSEGESAMIRQIITRLDQIQGEVEEGETQTLQELGRAYQVVRSPQSAIAVYQKLLDLAIRDSDEEEEGALLGQIAQTQLNWFDYPQAISGYEAVLKFAQQQEDVVTQIEAYQQLAYSYEQMQQWEGAIETRLNLIHLYNQLGQVNAIPKEQLAIAQHYETLGNLKTSAQLYEQAYLIAFEQQQLAYAAQALQQLAQLYEKYQQFPQALAVYQSLLGTQAQAYDAYGMMNTYDQIAQIHRTLNQRDQALAALEQGLKFAQHLNLKTDYFSDLIDTLNNP; from the coding sequence ATGACTGCCAATTCCAACCCCCGACTCCTGACTCCCCAGGGTATAGCCCTATATCTAGCTCCTTGGATCATTTTCTGGGGAGGATTATGGATGTTGCCCGTTGCAGCCGATTCTGTAAACTCTGAAGAGTTAGACTCATTCCATCAACAAGCCCTAGAGTTACTGAATCAGGGAAATAAACCGGAAGCTTTTCAACTTTGGCAACGGGAATTAGAGTTACGCCAAGAGTTAGGAAAAATTGAGGAAATTCAAGCTTTGTCGAGAGTGGGAGAAATTGCTTGGTCAGAAGGGGAGTCGGCGATGATTCGACAAATTATTACCCGGCTAGATCAGATTCAAGGAGAGGTTGAGGAGGGAGAGACGCAAACCTTACAGGAATTGGGGAGAGCGTATCAAGTGGTGCGATCGCCTCAATCTGCTATAGCAGTCTATCAAAAACTGTTGGATCTGGCGATTCGGGACTCCGATGAAGAGGAAGAAGGAGCGCTTCTAGGGCAAATTGCCCAAACTCAGCTCAACTGGTTTGATTATCCCCAAGCCATTTCCGGTTATGAAGCGGTTTTGAAGTTTGCCCAACAGCAGGAGGATGTGGTGACTCAAATTGAGGCCTACCAGCAGTTGGCTTATAGTTATGAGCAGATGCAACAGTGGGAAGGAGCGATCGAAACTCGACTGAATCTGATTCACCTCTATAATCAATTAGGGCAAGTTAATGCAATTCCCAAGGAACAACTGGCGATCGCTCAACACTACGAAACCCTAGGAAACCTCAAAACCAGTGCCCAACTCTATGAACAAGCTTACCTGATTGCCTTTGAGCAGCAACAACTCGCCTATGCTGCCCAAGCCCTACAACAGCTTGCTCAACTGTATGAAAAATACCAGCAATTTCCCCAAGCTCTAGCCGTTTATCAGTCTCTTCTAGGCACTCAAGCTCAGGCCTATGATGCCTATGGCATGATGAATACCTATGACCAAATTGCCCAGATCCATCGTACCCTAAATCAGCGAGATCAAGCCCTAGCTGCTCTCGAACAAGGGCTGAAATTTGCCCAACACCTTAACCTGAAAACCGATTATTTTTCCGATCTGATTGACACCCTGAACAATCCATAG
- a CDS encoding ABC transporter permease, protein MGVEAIAKSLGNRQWLLQANLLKSLVHRDLAARYQGSVLGNLWPLLNQLSQLLIYTYVFSIVLKVKLNLQGMAANNLTFGLWLFAGLLPWTAFMTGLLQSSNAVISQPNLVKKVVFPLGLLPLVPVLSAFIESSMGLIALIVLTGFITQTLHPTLLLLPLAWLPQLLLTAGLGYLVSALTVFLRDIPQSLAVITNLWFYMTPIVYPVSIIPEPWRQLVFWLNPLAAISETYRDLILVGQMQHWGEWMSALGISLVLLSGGLWVYRRLRPAFADVI, encoded by the coding sequence ATGGGAGTAGAGGCGATCGCCAAATCTCTGGGAAACCGTCAATGGTTGCTTCAGGCTAACTTGCTCAAAAGTTTAGTTCACCGGGATTTAGCAGCCCGTTATCAGGGTTCAGTCTTAGGGAATTTGTGGCCGTTACTCAATCAACTCTCTCAGTTGCTGATCTACACCTATGTGTTTTCGATTGTGCTGAAGGTGAAGCTCAATCTCCAGGGCATGGCGGCCAATAATCTCACGTTTGGGTTATGGTTATTTGCGGGACTGCTGCCCTGGACGGCGTTTATGACGGGGTTGCTTCAGTCCTCGAATGCGGTCATTAGTCAACCGAATTTAGTCAAGAAAGTGGTGTTTCCCCTGGGGTTGTTGCCCCTTGTGCCGGTTTTGAGCGCCTTTATTGAAAGTTCCATGGGGTTAATTGCTCTGATTGTCTTGACCGGCTTTATCACGCAGACGCTGCACCCGACCCTGTTATTATTGCCCTTGGCTTGGTTGCCACAATTGTTGCTCACGGCTGGTTTGGGCTATTTGGTCTCGGCGTTAACGGTGTTTTTGCGCGATATTCCCCAAAGTTTAGCGGTGATTACCAATTTGTGGTTTTACATGACCCCGATTGTCTATCCGGTGAGTATTATTCCGGAACCGTGGAGACAGTTGGTATTTTGGCTCAATCCTTTGGCGGCCATTTCGGAAACCTACCGAGATTTGATTTTGGTGGGGCAGATGCAACATTGGGGAGAATGGATGAGTGCTTTGGGCATTTCTCTGGTACTGTTGTCAGGGGGTTTGTGGGTCTATCGACGGCTGCGCCCTGCGTTTGCTGATGTAATCTAG
- a CDS encoding ABC transporter ATP-binding protein has translation MGEITISLKGVSKSFKRYAHPGDRLKELLLPGKIRGQEFWALHDIDLEIPQGQTLGIVGRNGSGKSTLLQIIASTLTPTTGEVQVNGRLSALLELGSGFNPEFTGRQNVFFNGQLLGLTKDEIKTKFDSIVAFADIGEFIEQPVKTYSSGMFVRLAFAVATSVEPDILVVDEALSVGDEAFQRKCFARIQDIRDRGGTVLFVSHAASSVVELCDRAILMDKGEIILSNKPKFVVSKYQELIYAPSDKSHILREQLKKVHQQQTPQTPQKAETNGQSSPPEESKNSPSIPTLGDYYDPHLNPEHTLSYTTRGAEIIDPHIETLSGRLVNHLIRRQPYIYTFQVRFSQIAQNVRFGMLIKTISGLELGGASVSPSFHKISHFEPNQVITVQFSFECFLHPGVYFLNAGVSGMVDEEFIYLARCIDAAMFRVNPDEAVCGNGTVDFKIDPKLTFESQYTDNPAYKLEVLDDKS, from the coding sequence ATGGGTGAAATAACGATTTCACTAAAAGGAGTTTCTAAGTCGTTTAAGCGATATGCCCATCCGGGCGATCGCCTCAAGGAGCTATTGTTACCGGGAAAGATTCGCGGTCAAGAGTTTTGGGCGCTGCATGATATTGATTTGGAGATTCCCCAAGGGCAAACCCTGGGCATTGTCGGGCGCAATGGTTCGGGAAAAAGTACCTTGTTGCAAATTATTGCCTCTACCCTGACTCCAACCACTGGGGAGGTGCAGGTAAATGGACGATTATCAGCGCTGTTAGAATTGGGCAGTGGCTTTAATCCTGAATTTACCGGGCGACAGAATGTCTTTTTTAATGGTCAGTTGTTGGGGTTAACGAAGGACGAAATTAAAACCAAATTTGATTCGATTGTCGCCTTTGCTGATATCGGTGAATTCATTGAACAGCCGGTTAAAACTTATTCTAGTGGCATGTTCGTGCGCTTGGCGTTTGCGGTGGCAACGAGTGTGGAGCCGGATATTTTAGTGGTGGATGAAGCCCTATCCGTGGGAGATGAAGCCTTTCAGCGCAAATGTTTTGCTCGAATTCAGGATATTCGCGATCGCGGAGGTACAGTGTTATTTGTATCTCATGCTGCTTCTTCTGTTGTCGAATTGTGCGATCGGGCAATTCTCATGGACAAAGGCGAAATTATCCTCAGCAATAAACCAAAATTCGTCGTCTCCAAATACCAAGAACTCATCTACGCTCCCTCAGACAAAAGCCACATCCTGCGCGAACAACTGAAAAAAGTCCATCAACAGCAAACCCCTCAAACTCCACAAAAAGCAGAAACCAACGGCCAATCTTCCCCCCCTGAAGAGTCCAAGAATTCCCCATCCATACCCACATTAGGAGACTACTATGACCCCCATCTCAATCCCGAACATACCCTTTCCTATACCACAAGAGGCGCAGAAATTATCGACCCTCACATCGAAACCCTCTCCGGTAGACTCGTCAATCATCTGATTCGCCGACAACCCTACATTTACACCTTCCAAGTCCGCTTTTCCCAAATAGCTCAAAACGTGCGCTTTGGCATGTTAATTAAAACCATTAGTGGGTTAGAATTAGGTGGAGCCTCTGTCAGCCCCTCATTCCATAAAATCTCTCACTTTGAACCCAATCAAGTGATTACCGTTCAATTTTCCTTTGAATGCTTCCTTCATCCCGGAGTTTATTTCCTCAATGCCGGAGTTTCCGGAATGGTAGATGAAGAATTTATATATCTCGCCCGTTGTATCGATGCCGCCATGTTTCGGGTTAATCCCGATGAAGCCGTTTGTGGCAATGGCACAGTCGATTTCAAGATCGATCCTAAACTAACCTTTGAAAGCCAATACACAGACAATCCAGCTTATAAACTCGAAGTTCTAGATGATAAGAGCTGA
- a CDS encoding DUF1830 domain-containing protein, with protein sequence MLYPQTFDQKSWMLCYYKNESQGVQILKIDNVEDWYFERLVKPEERLVFEAPEMAQLQIHYASSSQYKSLEIIPCYQIRVRYGLEYESLARPNLKVVSINRSA encoded by the coding sequence ATGTTGTATCCCCAAACCTTTGACCAAAAAAGTTGGATGTTATGTTACTACAAAAATGAAAGCCAAGGAGTACAGATTCTAAAAATTGATAATGTAGAAGATTGGTACTTTGAACGGCTGGTTAAGCCAGAAGAGCGCTTGGTTTTTGAAGCACCAGAAATGGCCCAATTACAGATTCATTATGCATCTTCGAGTCAATATAAATCGCTGGAAATTATTCCCTGCTATCAAATTCGAGTTAGATATGGGCTAGAGTATGAATCGCTTGCTAGGCCTAATTTAAAAGTGGTTTCCATTAACCGTAGTGCTTAA
- a CDS encoding response regulator produces MATKRILVIDDDDGVREIIQISLEAAAGWEVIPASSGQEGIELAAIQQPDAILLDMMMPGMDGKATYQALQGNPLTVNLPTILLTAKAKNSEKQQFIEDLGVTGVITKPFDAMGLVQQMCWLLHWPET; encoded by the coding sequence ATGGCCACTAAACGGATTTTAGTCATTGATGATGATGATGGAGTACGGGAAATTATTCAGATTTCCCTGGAAGCGGCGGCTGGATGGGAGGTGATCCCCGCTTCGTCGGGTCAAGAGGGGATAGAACTGGCCGCAATTCAACAGCCGGATGCTATTTTGTTGGATATGATGATGCCGGGAATGGATGGTAAGGCGACCTATCAAGCGCTACAAGGCAATCCTTTGACGGTAAATCTCCCGACCATTCTGCTGACGGCTAAGGCCAAAAATAGTGAAAAACAACAGTTTATTGAGGATTTAGGGGTCACTGGGGTGATTACTAAACCCTTTGATGCCATGGGGTTAGTCCAACAAATGTGTTGGCTTCTCCATTGGCCGGAAACATGA
- a CDS encoding circularly permuted type 2 ATP-grasp protein — MNFDSYNPGDFYDELFGADGHPRPECKPLIDLFNHLSREHLHQRQQAAQIGLFKLGVTFNVYGAEQGTERILPFDLIPRVVLSQEWKTLEQGLKQRIKALNLFIADIYDQQKIIKDKVIPEELIHSATGFLKPCMGLKPPKGIWCHITGTDLVRDKDGKWYVLEDNLRCPSGVSYVLENRRVMKSTFPQVFSFMDIEPVDRYPSRLLDSLLNLAPSHVPDPTVVVLTPGIYNSAYFEHSFLAQQMGVELVEGRDLVITDGYLQMRTTKGLQRVDVVYRRIDDSFIDPTVFNPDSLLGIPGLMEVYQSGRVALANALGTGVADDKVIYAYVPQMIRYYLGEEPILANVPTYLCWEPKQQDYVLNHLPELVVKAADESGGYGMLVGPNSTSAQQEEFAQRIKANPRKYIAQPTLCLSRVPTLLDGNIEGCHVDLRPYILYGEDISVMPGGLTRVALKRGSLVVNSSQGGGSKDTWVLRD, encoded by the coding sequence GTGAACTTTGATTCTTATAATCCAGGGGACTTCTACGACGAACTCTTCGGGGCCGATGGTCATCCTCGCCCCGAATGTAAACCCCTAATTGACCTCTTTAACCATCTCTCCCGCGAACACCTACACCAACGCCAACAAGCCGCCCAGATTGGACTCTTCAAGCTGGGAGTAACCTTTAATGTCTATGGCGCAGAACAAGGAACTGAGCGGATTTTGCCCTTCGATCTCATTCCTCGTGTGGTCTTGTCTCAGGAGTGGAAAACCCTAGAGCAGGGACTCAAGCAACGAATTAAAGCCCTGAATTTATTTATTGCGGACATTTATGACCAGCAAAAGATTATCAAAGATAAGGTCATTCCCGAAGAATTAATTCACTCAGCCACCGGCTTTCTCAAACCCTGTATGGGCCTCAAACCCCCCAAAGGCATTTGGTGTCATATTACTGGAACCGACTTAGTACGCGATAAAGACGGCAAATGGTACGTTTTAGAAGACAATTTGCGCTGTCCTTCCGGTGTTTCCTATGTGCTAGAAAATCGCCGAGTGATGAAAAGCACTTTCCCTCAAGTATTCAGCTTCATGGATATTGAACCCGTCGATCGCTATCCCAGCCGTTTACTCGATAGCTTACTCAACCTAGCCCCTAGCCATGTCCCCGATCCAACCGTAGTCGTTTTAACGCCCGGAATCTATAATTCCGCTTATTTTGAACATTCATTTTTAGCCCAACAAATGGGCGTTGAGTTAGTCGAAGGCCGGGATTTAGTGATTACCGATGGCTACCTGCAAATGCGAACCACGAAAGGACTGCAACGGGTGGATGTGGTCTATCGTCGCATTGATGATAGCTTTATCGATCCCACCGTCTTTAATCCCGATTCTTTGTTGGGGATTCCCGGTTTAATGGAAGTCTATCAGTCTGGGCGAGTGGCTTTAGCCAATGCTCTAGGGACTGGGGTCGCTGATGATAAGGTAATTTATGCTTATGTGCCCCAGATGATTCGCTATTATTTGGGCGAAGAGCCAATTTTAGCCAATGTCCCGACCTATTTGTGTTGGGAACCTAAACAACAAGACTATGTATTAAACCATTTACCCGAATTAGTGGTTAAAGCAGCCGATGAGTCAGGAGGCTATGGTATGTTGGTTGGCCCGAATTCTACCTCTGCCCAACAGGAAGAGTTTGCCCAACGAATTAAGGCTAATCCTCGTAAATATATTGCCCAACCGACCCTGTGTTTGTCTAGGGTTCCCACCCTATTAGACGGTAATATTGAAGGCTGTCATGTGGATTTGCGCCCCTATATCCTCTACGGTGAAGACATTTCGGTAATGCCCGGAGGACTCACCAGGGTTGCTCTGAAGCGAGGGTCTCTAGTCGTCAATTCTTCCCAAGGGGGCGGGAGTAAAGATACCTGGGTTTTACGAGATTAG